In Nematostella vectensis chromosome 2, jaNemVect1.1, whole genome shotgun sequence, one genomic interval encodes:
- the LOC5508893 gene encoding cytosolic 5'-nucleotidase 3, with protein sequence MGFYNVEKTLFVVASVGSTILIGYGLYRYIKNQNGRKSARKAVDKMIQGLDKPSVYIIDPVGLREKLCRIYEAGPDKLQIVTDFDKTLTKFIMNGTQGCTVHGVLETSKYFPESYREKCLALRNHYHPIELSGISPEEKGPLMVEWWTKAHDLITELNLKKEDLPKILRDANIGLRDGVEWLFVKTYEKNVPVFILSGGLGDIIEEVIKQQSHLFDNVTVMANYMKFNEEGVMVGLQDELISSNNKREQTRSHPYFEKHKDRTNVVVMGDLIQDTDVVGSLKAPENVLTIGLLNEKVDERLSAYKEAFDVVVVDDHSIEVVDEVLMQLLHQQ encoded by the exons ATGGGGTTTTATAACGTCGAGAAGACTTTGTTTGTGGTGGCTTCCGTAGGTTCTACTATTCTTATAGGATATGGTCTTTATAGATACATAAAGAATCAAAATGGCCGAAAATCTGCAAGAAAAGCCGTCGACAAAATG ATACAGGGGTTGGATAAACCTTCTGTGTATATCATTGATCCTGTTGGTCTTCGTGAAAAGCTATGTAGGATATATGAGGCTGGGCCAGATAAGTTGCAG attgtaactgattttgataaGACTCTTACAAAGTTCATAATGAATGGAACACAGGGATGCACTGTACATG GAGTTCTTGAAACATCAAAATATTTCCCAGAATCCTACAGAGAGAAg TGTCTAGCATTAAGAAATCACTACCATCCTATTGAATTAAG TGGTATATCTCCTGAAGAGAAAGGGCCATTGATGGTTGAATG GTGGACCAAAGCTCATGACCTAATTACTGAACTCAATCTGAAGAAAGAAGATCTTCCCAAAATTCTTAGAGATGCAAATATTGGATTGAG GGATGGTGTTGAATGGCTTTTTGTCAAGACATATGAGAAGAATGTTCCTGTTTTCATTCTTTCAGGAGGTCTAGGTG ACATCATAGAAGAGGTTATTAAGCAACAGAGccatttgtttgataatgtcACAGTCATGGCAAACTACATGAAGTTCAATGAAGAG GGTGTCATGGTTGGATTACAAGATGAACTCATTTCaagcaacaacaaaagggAACAAACAAGGAGTCACCCCTACTTTGAGAAACACAAG gATCGCACCAATGTTGTTGTCATGGGTGATTTAATCCAGGATACAGATGTTGTTGGCAGTCTCAAGGCtcctgaaaatgttcttactATTGGTCTTCTCAACGAGAAG GTGGATGAGCGACTAAGTGCTTACAAAGAGGCTTTTGATGTCGTGGTTGTTGATGATCATAGTATTGAAGTAGTGGATGAAGTTTTGATGCAACTTCTTCATCAACAATAA
- the LOC116615992 gene encoding uncharacterized protein LOC116615992, with amino-acid sequence MYSCMGISLLLILCFKGSYGEESIDLEPGVDKVPEKVEHGEEGSAKYNINTVTLTGNKATGNKVTNDDKRPPWPPRPGKRTFRPQESADTPSIFRPGRSVHEDQLLFRPGRANLHKRQGLMFRPGRREDVPKPQIFRPGRREDIPSDDDQLMFRPGRNEEQLFRPGRRSDVGDEQLLFRPGRRSDLEEDQLIFRPGRRSDVAEEQLFRPGRRSDVPEAFLDQWTSVRPGRGGYRMPWTYTGNSVNSHVSQKSHTFRQKAVEQEKKKREV; translated from the exons ATGTACAGCTGTATGGGAATATCGCTTCTTCTTATTCTTTGTTTTAAAG GCTCATATGGTGAGGAATCCATCGATTTGGAACCAGGAGTGGATAAAGTCCCGGAGAAAGTGGAGCATGGCGAAGAAGGCTCCGCCAAGTACAATATAAACACTGTAACACTGACCGGCAACAAGGCAACGGGCAATAAAGTGACAAACGATGACAAGCGACCTCCATGGCCTCCTCGCCCCGGAAAACGGACCTTCAGACCCCAGGAGAGTGCCGACACCCCCTCTATATTCCGACCGGGTCGCAGTGTTCACGAGGATCAACTCCTATTCCGACCGGGTCGCGCCAACTTGCACAAGCGACAGGGGCTAATGTTCAGGCCTGGCAGACGTGAAGATGTACCAAAGCCTCAAATCTTTAGACCCGGTAGAAGAGAAGACATTCCCTCTGATGACGATCAGTTAATGTTCCGTCCAGGGCGTAACGAGGAACAGCTCTTCAGACCTGGGAGACGAAGTGACGTAGGTGACGAACAGCTTTTGTTTAGACCTGGGAGACGAAGCGATTTGGAGGAAGATCAACTTATATTCAGGCCTGGTAGACGAAGCGATGTAGCAGAGGAGCAGCTGTTTAGACCTGGCAGACGAAGCGACGTGCCTGAGGCTTTTCTTGACCAGTGGACCTCAGTGAGGCCGGGTCGTGGGGGGTATCGAATGCCGTGGACGTACACTGGCAATAGCGTCAACTCGCACGTCTCTCAGAAATCACACACCTTCAGACAGAAGGCCGTCGaacaagagaaaaagaagaggGAAGTCTAG
- the LOC116615986 gene encoding uncharacterized protein LOC116615986, translating into MAKTRFFALRYLVFSSVLIIGTVTVLLFTRSSNKKTTLSSENHWNVVANRTWLYLGETIKPTEKKDLRNKNFLYLVQAESCLPLHLLKANLLGNGDDRDAMVLTWKSECRQRQGESLSHISYIFDKNQTWGSGRNLLFQRGLKRRNTYLYYIFLDEDIEFSFTENVTKRDIYNSTSPLTSFENFLKGLEPAVGLANFCSRCGRFLPDSSYVASSCCSPRPINGILPSVLPVSITFDAAFNAFHRNAVKYLLPYKLNYENTSWWESQKYIILASDVLFRGRVLRYNTVTALNTIHRNYPKQQYNNWKEILMGIKTSMPTKFHNLSVFQEDPVPQLPFNVSGNVMFTPRWNVSMKMVKLPIQPLAHFRSVQRDQNSVF; encoded by the coding sequence ATGGCCAAGACAAGGTTTTTTGCACTCAGATATCTGGTTTTCAGTTCTGTTCTCATAATTGGTACGGTGACAGTTTTGTTGTTTACTCGCTCTTCAAATAAGAAGACGACCCTATCAAGCGAAAACCATTGGAACGTCGTGGCAAACCGAACATGGTTGTACCTGGGAGAGACTATTAAaccaacagaaaaaaaagacttgAGAAACAAGAATTTCCTATACTTGGTTCAAGCCGAATCATGTCTTCCACTACATTTATTAAAAGCAAATTTATTGGGGAATGGGGACGATAGAGATGCGATGGTTCTTACCTGGAAAAGCGAGTGCAGACAAAGACAAGGCGAATCGCTTTCGCATATATCGTACATCTTCGACAAAAATCAAACGTGGGGTTCAGGAAGGAACCTTCTTTTCCAGAGAGGACTTAAACGAAGGAACACGTACTTATACTACATTTTTCTTGACGAGGATATCGAGTTCTCATTCACAGAAAATGTTACCAAGAGGGACATTTACAATTCGACGAGTCCTCTTACATCTTTTGAAAACTTTCTCAAAGGTTTGGAGCCCGCTGTAGGATTAGCGAACTTTTGCAGTCGATGCGGACGTTTCCTGCCAGATTCCTCTTATGTTGCATCTTCGTGCTGCTCTCCGCGTCCAATCAACGGTATTTTACCATCAGTGTTACCAGTCAGCATAACATTTGATGCAGCGTTCAATGCTTTCCATCGCAATGCGGTAAAATACTTGTTGCCCTATAAACTCAACTATGAGAATACAAGTTGGTGGGAAAGTCAAAAGTACATAATTCTTGCGTCCGATGTGCTATTTAGAGGTCGCGTGTTGCGTTATAACACCGTTACAGCACTAAACACAATCCACAGAAACTACCCAAAACAGCAATACAACAACTGGAAAGAGATACTGATGGGTATAAAAACTTCAATGCCTACGAAATTCCATAACTTGAGCGTGTTTCAAGAGGACCCTGTCCCCCAACTTCCGTTCAACGTAAGTGGAAATGTGATGTTCACACCCCGATGGAACGTTAGTATGAAGATGGTTAAACTGCCTATCCAGCCTTTGGCACATTTCAGATCAGTCCAAAGGGATCAAAACTCAGTATTTTAA
- the LOC5508906 gene encoding endosome/lysosome-associated apoptosis and autophagy regulator family member 2 gives MSTSLRYVFLSILLFGTCLKHSDGADCTKNDIGTTNLLCDPKTQKRQIVSYKKNDCTLSDNSLLPKPVDVPCDCAPGTGLQGLECKACPSGSYGSGGEIIDNWETWSVNGSVPPEESDIVTYCDMFRDYVEPCSPWKATYLNNSIDSGDNSKTRCLISVLTLRKRFIMDKSSVSFTYRVDGRKCYRNYLGCDGLAFFVDNKEMMSYEGMQFDWNTFSVNLTAGYHQLKWVYRKSCYSFPKPGLLDKAYIQSITLVGTDEPKSTCSQCPAGSYSSSPGSASCKKCDYLTYQPDVGQTSCLPCPDNKVSMLGSHICYPMRNCTDDDLILSPGPLDSCVKGPSGIYQTIKPRYATVRINNKDHALCSLPNNDVTPVKKPCRCQPGYEIVSNGGKYMCQQCMNGLHSVDGIKCAECPPGQVALLGKHYYTWSEDSLPEGFSAGCAGDCAIKSGWISSGDHIRTSRVIGNVDSYLLSPEFEIISNLAMINFTCAVTCNITGAQSSVEGQHLADINFCNLVFQVWVNGSIVDEVNCTKPKGSYMYRHETTRDGRFVRHSYVLKNRTYTFRWMFQQADELRSSSASFEAKVANISVIGVKGGSAMNCTKCAGGSYSVAGNDCQFCGTGDYSQPGWSKCKPCPSGTFTDVPGSSECLRCGANTVSLPTRDGCTTNNCTFSPAEGVEYDLNELSRDFGPMFEVLSYQTGGKSSAQRSKRFISSHRWPPYNPSFYVNLCTVNHENNSCTFRKSRSSVRESLPVMACRTSWWGQTDTSLGKVIGFLPRKDIRSGVTVEILHGDKCYTSEPNAKLNATIDLICDPNAGIGNPGPEGNYTQVYRAPCSYVFAWYSKYACPKCRREDFELITSQCVDGQANVTYVPRVGCWGDVEGISTKPRVIRCSYQARVRTVQSSVNKVLIGVGVVVVVALLIVAGYFFWKHRAIRYKYYSMITRNKPMSKLEEEEEDFGHVGGDVYHDTSTMVRP, from the exons ATGAGCACGTCTCTCAGATATGTCTTCCTGTCCATATTGCTTTTTGGAACATGCTTAAAACACTCTGATGGTGCTGACTGTACCAAAAACGACATCGGCACAACAAATTTGCTGTGCGATCCCAAGACCCAAAAGAGACAAATTGTCTCTTACAAAAAGAACGACTG TACATTATCAGACAATAGTCTTCTACCTAAACCAGTAGATGTTCCCTGTGACTGTGCCCCTGGTACTGGCCTGCAGGGTTTAGAGTGTAAAGCCTGCCCTTCTGGTAGCTATGGATCTGGTGGGGAGATCATAGACAACTGGGAAACATGGTCAGTCAATGGGTCAGTGCCCCCAGAGGAGTCGGATATTGTCACATACTGTGATATGTTTCGTGACTATGTCGAGCCTTGCAGTCCATGGAAAGCAACCT ATCTGAACAACTCTATTGACTCAGGAGATAATAGTAAGACAAGGTGTCTCATTTCTGTACTCACTTTGAGGAAGAGATTTATCATGGATAAAAGCTCTGTCAGTTTCACATATCGTGTAGATGGTCGAAAATGTTACAGAAACTACTTAGGCTGCGATGGTCTTGCATTTTTTGTGGACAACAAGGAGATGATGAGTTACGAAGGCATGCAGTTTGACTGGAACACCTTTTCTGTTAATTTAACAGCT GGCTATCATCAATTGAAATGGGTTTACCGCAAGAGCTGTTATAGCTTTCCTAAGCCAGGGCTTTTAGACAAAGCTTACATCCAGTCCATCACCCTG GTTGGCACAGATGAACCCAAGTCAACTTGCAGTCAATGCCCAGCTGGCAGTTACTCTTCAAGCCCAGGCTCAGCAAGCTGTAAGAAATGTGACTATCTCACCTACCAACCTGACGTTG GACAAACCAGTTGCCTGCCATGCCCAGATAACAAGGTGTCTATGCTTGGATCCCATATTTGTTATCCCATGAGGAATTGTACTGATGATGACCTTATCTTAAGCCCTGGCCCATTAGACTCTTGCGTAAAGGGACCATCAGGGATCTACCAAACCATCAAGCCAAGATATGCAACAGTCAGAA TTAACAACAAAGACCACGCCCTTTGTTCTTTGCCTAATAATGATGTCACCCCTGTCAAGAAGCCGTGTAGATGTCAACCTGGTTACGAGATTGTGTCTAATGGGggcaaatacatgtgtcaacaGTGCATGAATGGACTGCATTCCGTCGATGGTATAAAATGTGCAGAGTGCCCCCCAGGGCAGGTAGCTCTCCTTGGCAAGCATTACTACACTTGGTCAGAGGACAGTCTTCCTGAAGGCTTCTCTGCTGGCTGTGCTGGGGATTGTGCTATTAAG AGTGGCTGGATTTCTAGCGGTGACCACATCAGAACCAGCAGAGTTATCGGGAATGTTGACTCCTATCTCCTGTCTCCAGAGTTTGAAATTATCTCCAATCTTGCCATGATCAACTTCACATGTGCAGTGACGTGCAATATAACTGGAGCCCAGAGTTCGGTAGAGGGGCAACACTTGGCAGATATCAATTTCTGTAATCTTGTGTTTCAAGTGTGGGTGAATGGATCTATAGTGGACGAAGTGAACTGCACAAAGCCCAAGGGAAGCTACATGTACCGGCATGAAACCACGAGGGATGGACGTTTTGTCAGACACAGCTATGTATTAAAGAACAGGACTTACACTTTCAG GTGGATGTTCCAACAGGCAGATGAACTCAGGTCCAGCTCAGCCTCTTTCGAGGCCAAAGTAGCGAATATTAGTGTTATTGGAGTGAAGGGTGGGTCTGCCATGAACTGCACCAAGTGTGCTGGCGGCTCTTACAGCGTTGCGGGCAATGACTGTCAGTTCTGTGGTACAGGAGATTACAGTCAACCTGGGTGGTCTAAGTGTAAACCGTGTCCTAGTGGGACTTTCACAGATGTG CCTGGTAGCTCTGAGTGTCTGCGGTGTGGCGCCAACACTGTGAGTCTGCCGACCCGTGACGGGTGCACGACCAACAACTGCACATTTTCACCAGCCGAGGGGGTCGAGTATGATCTCAATGAATTGTCCCGTGACTTTGGCCCCATGTTTGAGGTTCTTTCCTACCAGACGGGTGGAAAATCTTCTGCTCAGCGCAGCAAGAGGTTCATTTCCAGTCACCGCTGGCCGCCTTACAACCCCAGCTTTTACGTCAACCTTTGCACTGTGAACCATGAGAACAATTCTTGCACGTTCCGAAAATCGCGGTCTTCAGTCCGAGAGAGCCTCCCTGTCATGGCTTGCCGCACGTCTTGGTGGGGGCAAACAGACACGAGCCTTGGCAAGGTTATTGGCTTTCTACCTCGAAAGGACATCCGTTCTGGAGTAACTGTTGAGATCCTGCACGGAGACAAGTGTTACACCA GCGAACCCAACGCGAAACTGAACGCAACAATCGATCTGATCTGTGATCCTAACGCGGGTATAGGGAATCCAGGCCCAGAGGGGAACTACACACAGGTCTACCGCGCGCCTTGCAGCTACGTCTTCGCGTGGTATTCCAAGTATGCTTGCCCAAAATGCCGGCGAGAAGACTTCGAGTTGATCACGAGTCAGTGCGTGGACGGACAAGCAAATGTGACGTACGTGCCAAGGGTCGGTTGCTGGGGCGACGTGGAAGGAATCTCTACTAAACCACGTGTGATCAGGTGTTCTTACCAGGCGAGGGTGAGGACCGTGCAGTCATCTGTGAACAAGGTGCTGATCGGGGTGGGCGTGGTGGTAGTGGTCGCGCTACTCATCGTAGCAGGGTACTTCTTCTGGAAGCACCGCGCAATCCGCTACAAGTACTACAGTATGATAACCCGCAACAAGCCAATGAGCAAgctggaggaggaggaggaagactTCGGCCATGTCGGGGGGGACGTGTACCATGACACCAGCACTATGGTCAGGCCGTAG